The following coding sequences lie in one Myxococcales bacterium genomic window:
- a CDS encoding glycine--tRNA ligase subunit alpha, with protein MYFQDLIVTLQNYWAGQGCLLMQPYNSEVGAGTFNPQTFLRAIGPEPWKVAYVEPSRRPTDGRYGDNPNRLQQYYQFQVILKPSPLNIQELYLDSLRAIGTDPIKHDIRFVEDDWESPTLGAWGLGWEVWLDGLEITQFTYFQQVGGLECKPISGELTYGLERIAMYLQGINNVYDLQWNDSVKYGDIKKRAEWEWSSYNFERADVQMHFDLFEKYEAQGKILLGLEDGKAKDGGLRYKSEDPLERLVLPAYDCAIKCSHYFNILDARSAISVTERQRYIGKVRHLARACAESYYAQRQVVGFPLCEPA; from the coding sequence ATGTATTTTCAAGACCTCATTGTGACACTGCAAAACTACTGGGCAGGGCAGGGCTGCTTGCTCATGCAGCCCTACAACTCGGAGGTCGGCGCGGGCACCTTTAACCCACAAACGTTTTTGCGCGCCATAGGCCCAGAGCCGTGGAAGGTGGCGTATGTGGAGCCGTCTCGCCGCCCGACCGATGGTCGATATGGGGATAATCCGAACCGCTTGCAGCAGTATTACCAGTTCCAGGTCATTTTGAAGCCCTCACCGCTCAATATCCAGGAGCTCTACCTGGATTCCCTGCGCGCCATTGGCACCGATCCCATAAAACACGATATCCGCTTCGTGGAAGATGATTGGGAATCGCCCACGTTGGGCGCCTGGGGTCTCGGATGGGAAGTATGGCTCGACGGCCTGGAAATCACCCAGTTCACGTATTTTCAACAGGTGGGTGGTCTGGAATGTAAACCCATCTCGGGCGAGCTCACGTATGGCCTCGAACGGATTGCCATGTACCTGCAAGGCATAAACAATGTGTATGACCTGCAATGGAACGATTCCGTGAAATACGGCGATATCAAAAAGCGCGCTGAGTGGGAGTGGAGCAGTTATAATTTCGAGCGCGCTGATGTGCAGATGCACTTTGATTTGTTTGAAAAGTATGAGGCGCAGGGAAAGATCCTTTTAGGATTGGAGGACGGCAAAGCCAAAGACGGCGGCTTGCGCTATAAGAGTGAGGATCCATTAGAGCGGTTGGTGTTGCCAGCCTATGATTGCGCGATCAAGTGCAGCCATTACTTTAACATTTTAGATGCGCGAAGCGCCATAAGCGTAACCGAGCGGCAGCGTTACATCGGAAAAGTCCGCCACCTTGCACGCGCATGCGCTGAGTCCTATTACGCTCAACGGCAAGTGGTCGGCTTTCCATTGTGTGAGCCGGCATGA
- a CDS encoding serine/threonine protein kinase yields MAVIESGEYSFDLEQDAHVPEVVSGTDRNFGDYQLRYQIASGGMGTVYLARDFGPAGFVRAVAVKRIHPHLAGKRKFVDMFLDEARIVSRISHPNVCRIYDFGQVGGTYYMAMEYLVGESLAGVMNAMVKDPARFDEPRWHALACRIVADAAEGLHAAHELLDENGTPLNVVHRDVSPHNLFVNYDGSIRVLDFGVAFAAERLHHSTTGTVKGKYAYMAPEQIKSKDFDRRADIWALGVCLWEMLTAQRLFRRDSEVDTILAVGSVDIEAPSQHRPHLPPSLDRVVKKALERNPEDRYPTARALGRELLNVVSDLGISAGPAELSDWLKLLLYEEREEKLHMVETVLESPASAAMKGIAAADAQEADASLATPIVRLNGPWFASTKARWVAGLVIGSIALGLIVLGLALGNNLATSLPQPAPLRVITPATPVVMDPVSSFGVEPLAASKGADHVLPKAASRDSSETLGIGYVNIVTQNGWADVYEGPRYLGRTPRQIRLSDGHHVLDVRPFGREPSLRRPVTVRAERVTRVVIDLQSQ; encoded by the coding sequence ATGGCCGTGATTGAATCGGGTGAGTACTCCTTCGATCTTGAGCAGGATGCGCATGTGCCTGAGGTGGTGTCGGGCACGGACCGTAACTTTGGTGATTACCAGCTTCGCTATCAAATCGCTTCCGGCGGCATGGGGACGGTGTATCTTGCACGCGACTTCGGGCCGGCAGGGTTCGTGCGAGCGGTGGCGGTAAAGCGCATCCATCCGCATCTTGCCGGCAAGCGAAAATTCGTAGACATGTTTCTCGATGAGGCACGCATTGTCTCGCGCATCAGCCACCCCAACGTGTGCCGCATTTACGATTTCGGCCAGGTGGGAGGCACTTATTACATGGCCATGGAGTATCTCGTGGGAGAGTCACTTGCCGGAGTGATGAACGCCATGGTCAAAGATCCCGCGCGCTTTGATGAACCGCGATGGCACGCCCTCGCGTGCCGAATAGTCGCCGACGCCGCAGAGGGCTTGCATGCCGCCCATGAGCTGCTCGACGAGAACGGCACGCCTCTCAATGTGGTCCACCGTGATGTCTCGCCCCACAATCTATTTGTCAATTATGATGGCTCGATCCGGGTGCTGGATTTTGGCGTGGCATTCGCGGCAGAACGGCTGCATCACTCAACCACCGGAACGGTGAAGGGAAAATACGCCTATATGGCGCCAGAGCAAATCAAGTCCAAGGACTTCGATCGGCGCGCCGATATTTGGGCGCTCGGCGTGTGTCTGTGGGAAATGCTTACGGCGCAACGGCTGTTTCGGCGGGACTCGGAGGTGGACACCATTTTGGCCGTAGGCAGCGTCGACATTGAGGCGCCATCTCAACACCGACCCCATTTGCCTCCGAGCTTGGACAGAGTGGTAAAGAAAGCCCTCGAGCGCAATCCGGAAGATCGATATCCCACAGCTCGGGCACTCGGCAGGGAACTGTTGAACGTCGTCAGCGATTTAGGGATCTCCGCCGGGCCTGCGGAGCTTTCGGACTGGCTGAAGCTGTTGCTGTACGAGGAGCGCGAGGAGAAGCTACACATGGTCGAAACGGTGCTTGAGTCGCCGGCGTCCGCGGCCATGAAAGGCATTGCGGCCGCGGATGCTCAAGAAGCGGATGCCTCTCTTGCGACACCGATTGTGCGCCTCAATGGCCCCTGGTTTGCATCAACCAAAGCGCGCTGGGTAGCGGGGCTTGTGATCGGCAGCATTGCACTCGGATTAATAGTTTTGGGGCTTGCGCTAGGTAATAATTTGGCGACGTCTCTACCGCAACCGGCGCCGCTCAGGGTCATAACCCCAGCGACGCCTGTCGTGATGGATCCCGTTTCGTCATTTGGGGTTGAGCCACTTGCGGCGAGTAAGGGTGCTGACCATGTTCTGCCCAAGGCAGCTTCGCGAGACAGCAGCGAAACTCTCGGCATCGGGTATGTCAATATCGTCACCCAGAACGGATGGGCGGACGTGTACGAAGGGCCGCGTTATTTGGGACGAACGCCGCGACAGATTCGGCTTTCCGATGGCCATCATGTCCTTGATGTCCGTCCGTTTGGGAGGGAGCCATCCCTGAGAAGGCCGGTGACCGTCCGTGCGGAGCGGGTGACGCGGGTTGTCATTGATCTTCAGAGCCAATAG
- a CDS encoding glycine--tRNA ligase subunit beta, producing the protein MTARDLVFEIGTEELPVSFVKGAIRAWPSLSETAFRASRLSHQGVHVMGTPRRLVLCVRGLVARQADLKEQVQGPPRQIAYDKDGSLSRAGKKFIEKLGVSEADLETVTTPKGKYIAARRHEPGRETGEVLRELLPKLAAQIPFPKMMRWGDGQVAFGRPVQWLLALLGDEVVDIQFAEIVSDRYTRGHRFLANEQAEVRDATQYAQVLAEKHVLLDGKARETVIGEQLLRAASVLDAELIPDPELIEECAYLVEEPHVVSGTFDAQYLELPEEVIVALMRGHQRYFAVRDPEGGGLMPHYLTVANTAVYPEMVSQGNNRVLGARLQDARFFVHEDQKRTLAERVDRLESIVFQAQLGSVGAKVHRLSGLVSDLVSRSGATEETRSVAQQAAGLSKADLLTLMVGEFPELQGVMGRFYALKEGLPPLVAEALYEQYLPKGAGALLPTTHAGAILALADRLDSLVGCFGVGVMPDGSVDPFALRRATLGIIRIALHGPMDVDWGYALGAAYDRYDAGTLRDRAGTLKALDAFGRARLRALYTADTRADIVDACLSAWQSDSFRDLDERMRALVAFCASPNYGPLLTAFKRVFNITKGVSPMAVDRALLTVPAEIALAEAFFERRATLDRALQKGAYANALEEAMTLLVPIDRFFEEVFVMDENPDVKANRLHLLANIAHTLTHIADFRALEV; encoded by the coding sequence ATGACGGCGCGCGACTTGGTGTTTGAAATCGGTACTGAAGAGTTGCCCGTCTCTTTCGTGAAGGGCGCGATACGTGCCTGGCCTAGCCTCTCTGAAACGGCCTTCCGTGCCTCACGCTTAAGTCATCAGGGCGTTCACGTCATGGGGACCCCGCGGCGTCTGGTGCTTTGCGTGCGTGGCTTGGTGGCTCGCCAAGCTGATCTCAAAGAACAGGTTCAGGGGCCACCCCGTCAGATTGCCTATGACAAGGACGGATCCCTGAGTCGTGCGGGGAAGAAATTCATTGAAAAGCTCGGGGTTTCAGAAGCAGATCTGGAAACCGTCACGACACCCAAAGGTAAGTATATCGCAGCTCGGCGGCATGAGCCGGGCCGCGAGACAGGCGAAGTGCTGCGTGAGCTCTTGCCCAAACTGGCGGCGCAGATTCCGTTTCCAAAGATGATGCGATGGGGGGACGGCCAGGTCGCATTTGGACGGCCTGTGCAATGGCTCTTGGCACTGTTGGGCGATGAAGTCGTTGATATACAGTTTGCCGAGATTGTTTCAGACCGCTACACGCGCGGCCATCGTTTTTTGGCCAATGAACAGGCCGAAGTGCGCGATGCAACCCAATACGCACAGGTGCTGGCCGAGAAGCACGTGCTCTTGGATGGCAAAGCGCGCGAGACAGTCATCGGCGAGCAGCTTCTTCGAGCAGCAAGTGTCCTCGATGCGGAGTTGATACCGGATCCAGAGTTGATCGAGGAGTGCGCATACCTCGTCGAAGAGCCCCACGTCGTGTCGGGTACCTTTGATGCGCAATACTTGGAGCTTCCGGAGGAGGTCATCGTGGCATTGATGCGAGGGCATCAGCGCTACTTCGCCGTGCGCGATCCGGAAGGCGGTGGCCTAATGCCTCACTATTTGACGGTAGCCAATACCGCAGTCTATCCGGAAATGGTTAGCCAAGGGAACAATCGAGTGCTGGGGGCGCGATTGCAAGACGCGCGCTTTTTCGTACACGAGGATCAAAAACGGACGCTGGCGGAGCGAGTCGATCGACTTGAGAGCATTGTGTTTCAAGCCCAGCTTGGATCTGTGGGCGCCAAAGTGCATCGCTTGAGCGGGTTGGTCAGTGACCTGGTTTCACGTTCAGGCGCCACAGAGGAGACGCGTTCGGTTGCTCAGCAAGCCGCTGGGTTGTCGAAGGCAGACTTGTTGACACTGATGGTGGGCGAGTTTCCCGAATTGCAGGGCGTGATGGGCCGCTTTTATGCCCTCAAAGAAGGTCTGCCCCCGCTCGTAGCCGAAGCTTTGTATGAGCAGTATTTGCCAAAGGGCGCCGGCGCGCTGCTTCCCACGACCCACGCTGGCGCGATACTTGCGCTGGCAGATCGGCTAGATAGCCTCGTCGGATGCTTTGGCGTCGGCGTGATGCCAGACGGATCGGTCGATCCCTTTGCATTGCGCCGGGCCACGTTGGGCATCATCCGTATCGCGCTCCATGGGCCCATGGACGTTGATTGGGGATATGCGCTTGGCGCTGCCTACGATCGCTACGACGCTGGCACATTACGGGATCGCGCAGGCACGTTGAAAGCGCTCGATGCGTTTGGGCGTGCACGGCTGAGAGCGCTCTACACTGCCGATACTAGGGCTGATATCGTGGATGCGTGTCTATCGGCCTGGCAATCCGATAGTTTCCGCGACCTCGATGAGCGTATGCGCGCGCTCGTGGCGTTCTGCGCCTCCCCGAACTACGGGCCTCTTTTAACCGCATTCAAACGCGTGTTTAATATTACAAAGGGCGTATCCCCGATGGCGGTGGACCGGGCTTTGCTGACAGTACCGGCGGAGATTGCCTTAGCGGAGGCGTTTTTCGAGCGTAGAGCCACACTTGACCGCGCGCTCCAAAAAGGGGCTTATGCAAATGCCCTCGAGGAAGCAATGACACTCCTCGTGCCGATAGACCGCTTTTTCGAGGAGGTGTTTGTCATGGATGAAAATCCAGACGTTAAGGCTAACCGCCTACACTTATTAGCGAATATTGCACATACCTTAACCCACATCGCTGATTTTCGGGCTTTGGAAGTATAA
- a CDS encoding serine/threonine protein kinase, with product MNRTGKNGRQARPDLDSAPMDTWPDNSARVPNAQTQDTWPDTRQSGQLSSRMLRDNQESVATLPPDPLVGKILDGRYEVQHVIGAGGMGVVYQARHTTLGKLLAVKVLRGDHLDTSSMRRFKQEAQSASAIGHEHIVDVMDFGALPDGSTYFVMEYLAGISLKAALNASRTPFSVTRAIHVARQIGAALAEAHVRGVVHRDLKPDNVFLVKRGDDSDFVKVLDFGIAKVNSGTSTLTRAGQVFGTPHYMAPEQCAGTHVDARTDIYALGVILYEMVSGSVPFEADNWMAILSLHLYEPPQMLAEQPLAKNLPPALEAIIMKCLAKDPEHRYASMPDLIVDLERVYDGASNPRELGLNLKLVQRLSRPSELPLRRKPGAARWRSLAGALLALLLVAAGVAVGIIMTRRNERAASTATAMPKPMAVGTAASIPATTVSETVRVTTEPEKAQVLEAGMLLGTTPLEVPRPLGEAERDLELRKPGYAARRLRIFSNTPSAVQVALSRKAPFTKPSRNSTKKPGAKPQENDGELRNPWTE from the coding sequence ATGAATCGCACGGGTAAGAATGGCCGGCAGGCGCGCCCCGATCTCGATTCAGCGCCCATGGACACCTGGCCCGACAACTCTGCTCGGGTGCCAAATGCGCAGACGCAGGATACTTGGCCGGATACGCGCCAGTCAGGACAGCTCTCATCGCGAATGTTGCGCGACAACCAGGAGTCAGTTGCCACGCTTCCTCCGGATCCACTCGTGGGTAAGATCTTAGACGGTAGGTACGAAGTTCAGCATGTCATCGGCGCAGGCGGTATGGGCGTCGTCTATCAGGCGAGACATACGACGCTCGGCAAGCTCTTGGCCGTTAAGGTGCTTAGAGGCGATCATCTCGATACCAGCTCCATGCGCCGCTTCAAACAGGAAGCGCAATCCGCCAGTGCGATTGGGCACGAGCATATCGTGGATGTCATGGACTTCGGCGCGTTGCCCGACGGCTCGACCTATTTCGTGATGGAATATCTCGCGGGCATCTCGCTCAAAGCTGCTCTCAACGCCAGCCGGACCCCCTTTTCGGTGACGCGCGCAATACACGTGGCGCGCCAGATCGGCGCCGCGCTTGCCGAGGCTCACGTGCGCGGCGTGGTGCATCGGGACCTCAAACCAGACAATGTCTTTTTGGTGAAGCGTGGAGATGACTCGGACTTCGTCAAAGTGCTCGATTTTGGTATTGCGAAGGTCAACAGCGGGACAAGCACGCTGACACGCGCTGGACAGGTTTTTGGGACGCCACATTACATGGCCCCGGAGCAGTGCGCCGGGACCCATGTTGATGCGCGCACCGACATTTACGCGCTGGGGGTCATTCTTTACGAGATGGTGTCGGGCAGTGTTCCTTTCGAAGCGGATAACTGGATGGCTATTTTGTCGTTACACCTCTACGAACCGCCGCAGATGCTGGCTGAGCAGCCCTTGGCAAAAAACCTCCCCCCGGCGCTTGAAGCAATCATCATGAAATGTTTGGCGAAAGATCCGGAACATCGTTATGCGAGTATGCCAGACCTTATTGTGGACCTCGAGCGTGTCTATGATGGCGCAAGCAACCCGAGAGAACTCGGCCTGAATCTCAAACTGGTTCAACGTCTTTCTCGCCCAAGTGAGCTTCCCCTGAGGAGAAAGCCAGGAGCAGCTAGGTGGCGGTCTTTAGCCGGTGCGTTGCTTGCGCTCTTGTTGGTGGCAGCGGGTGTTGCGGTGGGAATTATCATGACCCGCCGCAACGAGAGGGCTGCTAGCACAGCCACGGCGATGCCGAAGCCCATGGCGGTCGGGACCGCTGCTTCCATACCCGCCACCACCGTTTCTGAAACGGTACGCGTGACGACGGAGCCTGAAAAGGCGCAAGTGCTTGAGGCGGGAATGCTGCTCGGGACCACGCCGCTCGAGGTGCCCCGTCCCCTTGGCGAAGCCGAACGCGATCTGGAGCTAAGAAAGCCGGGGTACGCTGCGCGGCGTCTGCGCATATTTTCAAACACCCCTTCGGCGGTGCAAGTGGCGCTGTCCCGAAAGGCGCCCTTCACCAAGCCTTCGCGAAATAGCACCAAGAAGCCGGGCGCCAAGCCCCAGGAGAATGATGGAGAACTTCGCAATCCCTGGACGGAGTGA
- the mutS gene encoding DNA mismatch repair protein MutS, translating to MPVRPPSVDPSTSIDRHTPVMQQYLRCKAQYPEAIVFFRLGDFYEMFFEDAERASRMLSLTLTSRGKDRQGDNIPMAGVPHHAAASYITKLLHLGQQVALCEQMADPSSVKGVVPREVVRVITPGLVLEESSLDARAHNYFVAISKSAQGFGLAVLEMSTAELYVGELRSGAEVLGELGRLQPQEILLQADSLADEVAEALRTMLPTCVLQRAQGDSGDAHAQNMIAEWLNRESSTMTQDDLGEAGQRAMRLALRYVADHHISTLHAKFRLQRYDVSAHLGLDMAAVRNLELTATLGGERVGSLLALLDKTCSSMGARLLRRDVLAPMTDAALIRRRHDAIEALMIDGTLRKGVRDAMVRLPDLERLLTRIESGMANPRDLASLREGLRTTRKIDGLLQGEDHAPARDVLPAIALERDELWVLERLERMLVEDPPLAVGSGDIIAQGAHGRVDELRSLSSSSKDVLLALEQAERTGTGIHSLRVKYTRAFGYYIEISRAKLTHVPAHYRRKQTLVGSERFTTEELDALQAEILTADEQLHAIEEELFARLRMEIALRAMGIRKLAAALAALDVSACWAELSLQNDYVRPTMDDTNELELKGSRHPVIEALGAAGSFVPNDIDLGAKSQGMAMITGPNMAGKSTIMRQVALSVIMAQSGGYVAATSARIGIVDRIFTRIGASDNVSRGESTFMVEMRETAALLRGATSKSLVLLDEIGRGTSTYDGLAIAWAVADHLAEHTRCRVLFATHYHELCKLAEHRPSRVKNYNVIVREHQGKMVFLHQLAEGAASQSYGIAVAELAGIPASVLAQAKHRLSELERPSALPRRSSKSSGEPEVNGLKRAHDSELEELRDALLKRDLDRTSPMEALIWLQEIRNRIERG from the coding sequence ATGCCCGTTCGGCCGCCATCGGTTGATCCTTCCACCTCTATCGATCGACACACCCCAGTGATGCAGCAGTACCTGCGGTGTAAGGCCCAGTACCCAGAGGCGATCGTGTTTTTTCGTTTGGGCGATTTCTACGAAATGTTTTTCGAGGACGCAGAGCGGGCCTCGCGCATGCTCAGTCTGACGTTAACCTCGCGTGGTAAGGATCGGCAAGGCGACAACATACCCATGGCGGGCGTGCCCCATCATGCCGCCGCAAGCTACATTACAAAACTTCTTCATTTGGGTCAGCAAGTGGCGCTGTGTGAGCAAATGGCGGACCCGAGCTCGGTTAAGGGGGTGGTGCCGCGTGAAGTGGTGCGGGTCATCACACCGGGCCTGGTGCTTGAAGAAAGTTCCCTTGATGCCCGGGCGCATAACTATTTTGTTGCTATTTCCAAGAGCGCGCAGGGCTTTGGTCTAGCCGTGCTGGAGATGTCCACGGCCGAACTCTATGTCGGGGAGCTCCGCTCAGGCGCTGAAGTGCTGGGCGAGCTTGGGCGTTTGCAGCCGCAGGAGATTTTGCTCCAGGCGGATTCCTTGGCCGATGAAGTCGCCGAAGCGCTCCGGACCATGCTTCCAACCTGTGTGCTTCAACGTGCTCAAGGGGACTCTGGTGATGCGCATGCCCAAAACATGATTGCTGAATGGCTCAACAGAGAATCCTCGACGATGACGCAGGATGACCTTGGCGAAGCTGGACAAAGAGCGATGCGGCTCGCCCTCCGGTACGTCGCCGATCATCACATATCAACCCTGCATGCCAAGTTTCGGCTGCAGCGTTACGATGTGAGCGCGCATTTGGGATTGGATATGGCCGCCGTCCGGAACCTTGAGCTCACGGCGACCTTAGGAGGCGAGCGCGTGGGCTCGCTGCTTGCGCTCTTGGATAAGACATGTTCCAGCATGGGTGCCCGCCTGTTGCGTCGCGATGTATTGGCCCCCATGACCGATGCGGCTTTGATTCGCCGACGGCATGACGCGATTGAAGCCCTGATGATCGACGGCACGCTCCGGAAGGGCGTACGCGACGCCATGGTGAGGCTGCCCGATCTCGAGCGTTTGCTCACCCGCATAGAGTCAGGAATGGCCAATCCACGTGACCTTGCGTCCCTGCGGGAAGGCTTGCGCACAACGAGAAAAATAGACGGCCTCTTACAGGGCGAAGACCACGCACCAGCACGTGACGTCTTGCCCGCAATTGCACTTGAACGTGATGAGCTATGGGTGCTCGAGCGCCTCGAACGCATGTTGGTAGAGGACCCGCCTCTAGCCGTTGGCTCTGGCGACATTATTGCCCAGGGTGCTCACGGTCGCGTCGATGAGCTCAGGTCGCTCTCCTCATCGAGCAAAGACGTTCTATTGGCCCTCGAACAAGCCGAACGGACAGGCACGGGCATCCATTCGCTCAGGGTGAAATATACCCGAGCCTTCGGTTACTACATCGAGATCAGCCGCGCGAAACTCACCCACGTGCCGGCCCACTATCGCCGTAAGCAGACGTTGGTGGGCTCTGAGCGATTCACCACGGAGGAGTTGGACGCGCTCCAAGCCGAAATACTCACTGCGGACGAGCAGCTTCACGCCATCGAGGAAGAGTTGTTTGCCCGGTTACGGATGGAGATTGCCCTAAGGGCCATGGGTATTCGGAAACTGGCGGCAGCGCTCGCGGCCTTGGACGTCAGCGCCTGTTGGGCCGAGCTGTCGCTACAAAACGATTACGTCCGGCCCACCATGGACGATACCAACGAGCTAGAACTCAAGGGAAGTAGACATCCGGTCATCGAGGCGCTAGGCGCTGCAGGGAGTTTTGTTCCCAACGACATTGACCTCGGCGCCAAAAGCCAAGGCATGGCCATGATCACAGGCCCCAACATGGCCGGGAAGTCGACGATCATGCGTCAAGTGGCATTGAGTGTGATCATGGCTCAATCCGGCGGGTATGTCGCCGCCACGAGCGCTCGAATCGGGATTGTGGATCGCATTTTCACGCGCATTGGCGCGAGCGACAATGTCTCGCGCGGCGAAAGTACCTTTATGGTGGAGATGAGAGAAACCGCCGCCTTGCTGCGCGGGGCGACCTCGAAGTCTCTGGTATTGCTGGATGAAATTGGTAGGGGGACGAGCACCTATGACGGACTTGCGATCGCGTGGGCCGTGGCCGACCATCTTGCTGAACACACCCGCTGCCGCGTCTTATTTGCCACGCACTACCATGAACTTTGCAAGCTCGCTGAGCACCGCCCCTCCCGCGTTAAAAATTACAATGTGATCGTTCGCGAGCACCAAGGGAAGATGGTTTTTCTCCATCAACTGGCCGAAGGTGCCGCGAGCCAAAGTTACGGCATCGCGGTGGCGGAGCTTGCCGGCATCCCAGCGAGCGTGCTTGCACAGGCGAAGCACCGACTGTCCGAGTTAGAGCGCCCTTCGGCATTGCCTCGAAGGTCGTCCAAGTCGAGCGGCGAGCCCGAGGTTAATGGCCTAAAGCGCGCGCACGATTCTGAGCTTGAGGAACTGCGAGATGCATTGCTCAAGCGCGATCTAGATCGAACCTCTCCCATGGAAGCGTTGATATGGTTACAGGAGATACGCAATCGCATCGAGAGAGGGTAG
- the aroA gene encoding 3-phosphoshikimate 1-carboxyvinyltransferase: MSTLYIRGGCPIRGRVRVPGDKSIGHRALLFSALAEGRSRIHGLSHGEDNVSTARALEAMGVKLRLFDGGLAEVHGVGLRGLRPSEKDIDCGNSGTSMRLFTGLLAAQHFRSVLTGDASLRSRPMRRVVHPLVAQGARIAGAKGKNAEDIYPPLVIEGMKPGEQLKGINYDMPVASAQVKTALLLGGLYASGPTVLKEPLLSRDHTERMFLALGVPIETAGSAIMLDPRGWRRGWDAVDWSIPSDLSSAAFVLALARLVPDSHVELENVGVNPTRTGFLDAMRLMGANIVHMPKGDAGVGEPVATLQMSYGALRGILLGGELLTRMIDEVPIACALGAHADGTTEIRDAAELRVKESDRISSMAETLAAFGIMSTQYPDGLRIEGGQPRAAARVNSHGDHRIAMTAAVLAMATEGESVIEDVGCIETSFPGFTELMRTLGADIEQRA; the protein is encoded by the coding sequence ATGAGCACGCTCTATATTCGAGGGGGCTGCCCAATACGCGGTCGTGTTCGAGTGCCCGGGGATAAGTCCATCGGCCATCGCGCGTTGCTCTTTTCAGCCTTGGCCGAAGGGCGCTCGCGCATTCACGGCTTGTCTCACGGCGAGGACAACGTCTCGACGGCGCGCGCACTCGAGGCGATGGGTGTGAAGCTTCGGTTGTTCGACGGCGGTCTGGCTGAAGTACACGGCGTGGGGCTGCGGGGTCTCAGGCCGTCGGAAAAGGATATCGATTGCGGGAACTCCGGCACGAGCATGCGGCTTTTTACAGGGCTGCTCGCGGCCCAACACTTTCGCAGCGTGCTCACGGGCGACGCCTCCCTCCGCTCGAGGCCCATGCGGCGAGTGGTCCACCCGCTCGTGGCACAAGGGGCGCGCATTGCGGGTGCAAAGGGCAAAAACGCCGAGGATATTTACCCGCCACTGGTGATCGAGGGTATGAAACCGGGCGAGCAGCTTAAAGGCATTAATTATGACATGCCTGTCGCGAGCGCGCAGGTGAAAACGGCGCTTTTGCTGGGTGGGCTATATGCCAGCGGCCCAACGGTGCTGAAAGAACCGCTATTATCCCGGGATCATACCGAGCGCATGTTTCTGGCGCTGGGCGTGCCCATCGAAACCGCCGGCTCGGCGATCATGTTGGATCCTCGGGGATGGCGCAGGGGGTGGGATGCCGTAGACTGGTCAATCCCTTCCGATCTTTCGAGTGCCGCCTTTGTGTTGGCGCTCGCGCGCCTCGTTCCAGACAGCCACGTCGAGCTAGAAAATGTCGGCGTTAATCCCACTCGGACAGGGTTTTTAGATGCGATGCGTCTCATGGGCGCCAACATTGTTCATATGCCAAAGGGAGACGCGGGCGTGGGTGAGCCAGTAGCAACATTGCAGATGTCTTATGGGGCGCTGAGGGGTATCCTATTGGGCGGAGAGCTGCTCACGCGAATGATTGACGAAGTGCCCATTGCGTGCGCGTTGGGCGCTCATGCGGATGGCACGACCGAGATTCGCGATGCGGCGGAGCTTCGAGTCAAGGAGAGCGACCGCATCAGCAGCATGGCCGAGACGTTGGCTGCGTTTGGGATCATGAGCACACAGTATCCAGACGGCCTTCGGATCGAAGGCGGGCAGCCAAGGGCTGCGGCACGGGTCAATAGTCATGGTGATCACCGCATTGCCATGACCGCTGCTGTTTTAGCCATGGCTACCGAGGGAGAGAGCGTGATCGAAGATGTCGGCTGTATAGAAACGAGCTTTCCGGGCTTTACCGAACTCATGCGTACGCTTGGAGCAGACATTGAGCAAAGAGCATAA
- a CDS encoding (d)CMP kinase gives MSKEHKAVVAIDGPAGAGKSSAAKLLAQKLGFVLVDTGALYRGVAWAAGRKHLDLDDSLALGALARELEFAFHTKHDGSSALWVDGRDCSNEIRTQAMAQAASDVSTYPEVRDALLSVQRRLGQGGGVVLEGRDIGTVVFPDADVKVFLTASLEARAQRRHKELIARGADSAYEAVLEEIRQRDAQDMGREVAPLVPAKDATVMDSTALELEEVVERLYRLVKERSGS, from the coding sequence TTGAGCAAAGAGCATAAAGCGGTCGTCGCAATCGATGGACCTGCCGGTGCTGGGAAAAGCTCGGCGGCAAAACTACTGGCGCAAAAGCTCGGCTTTGTGTTGGTGGATACGGGAGCCTTGTATCGCGGCGTGGCGTGGGCGGCAGGAAGAAAGCACCTGGACCTTGACGACTCTCTAGCGCTCGGCGCGCTAGCGCGGGAGTTAGAGTTTGCCTTTCACACCAAGCACGATGGGTCTAGCGCATTGTGGGTGGATGGTCGCGACTGCTCAAACGAAATACGCACGCAGGCAATGGCGCAAGCAGCGAGTGATGTTTCCACCTACCCCGAGGTGCGAGACGCCTTGCTGTCGGTTCAAAGACGGCTTGGACAAGGCGGCGGCGTGGTGCTCGAGGGTCGCGATATTGGCACCGTCGTATTTCCCGATGCCGATGTGAAGGTGTTTCTCACGGCCAGCCTCGAGGCGCGAGCACAAAGACGCCACAAGGAGCTCATCGCCCGGGGGGCCGACAGCGCGTACGAGGCGGTACTCGAGGAAATTCGCCAGCGAGATGCCCAGGATATGGGCCGAGAGGTTGCCCCCTTGGTTCCCGCCAAGGACGCGACGGTGATGGACAGCACGGCGCTGGAGCTCGAAGAGGTCGTGGAACGACTTTATAGGCTGGTGAAAGAGCGCTCGGGATCTTGA